One window of Alteromonas sp. LMIT006 genomic DNA carries:
- a CDS encoding HEPN domain-containing protein, translating to MIIRHATLKAKQRQERDKFPSAVGTRIHRALSWLDRAEQSDGDLDSQFIFLWIAFNAAYGQEHENFYNNETELFSRFIAKLVELDKNKALYELAWQQFSSHIRVLLDNQYVFQPFWEFQKGKIEESAWQRQFAQEKGLINVALSTERTDKVLSIILRRLYTLRNQLMHGGATWNGQVNRAQITDAVAILECLVPIVIDLMLDHPLKFLGAPSYPLIGEFDVDFKK from the coding sequence ATGATCATTCGACACGCAACGTTAAAAGCCAAACAACGCCAAGAGCGTGACAAGTTTCCCAGTGCAGTGGGCACCCGCATCCACCGAGCGTTGAGCTGGCTCGATCGGGCTGAGCAAAGTGACGGGGATTTAGACAGTCAGTTTATCTTTTTGTGGATTGCGTTCAATGCGGCCTACGGTCAGGAGCACGAAAACTTCTACAACAACGAAACCGAGTTATTCAGTCGCTTCATCGCTAAATTAGTCGAGTTGGATAAAAATAAAGCTTTATATGAATTAGCCTGGCAGCAATTTTCCTCACACATCCGTGTATTGCTCGACAATCAATACGTGTTTCAGCCTTTTTGGGAGTTTCAAAAAGGTAAAATAGAAGAGAGCGCTTGGCAACGACAATTTGCTCAAGAAAAGGGGCTGATTAATGTTGCCTTATCCACAGAGCGTACGGACAAAGTGTTGAGTATTATTTTGCGACGTCTTTATACCCTTCGCAATCAGCTGATGCATGGTGGCGCGACGTGGAATGGTCAGGTGAATCGAGCTCAAATTACTGACGCGGTGGCGATTTTGGAATGCTTAGTCCCGATTGTGATAGACTTAATGCTCGATCATCCTTTGAAGTTTTTGGGCGCGCCAAGTTATCCGTTGATCGGCGAGTTCGATGTTGATTTTAAAAAATAA
- a CDS encoding MFS transporter, giving the protein MSTTSTTSYQYDRLMHPILIAGCLIIMISFAIRSSFGLFQIPVAGEFGWLRSEFSLAIAIQNLFWGIGQPMFGALAEKYGDRKAIVAGIFCYALGLFLSAFAITPGQHQLLEMVIGFGIAGTGFGLILAIVGRATSDRHRSVALGITTAAGSVGQLIGPPVAQSLLASMPWQEVFMVFAGIILVTLLFVKKLKVPKPTVTSNTAADEPLGVVVKRAVKDPTFIFLFVGFFSCGYQLAFITAHFPALITEMCSAISPASLIQSLGVTTTSGLGAMAIALIGLANIGGTILAGLLGNRYSRKYLLASIYALRTLISVIFIMNPITPEAVVLFSILMGALWLATVPLTAGLIGHIYGLKYMGTLYGLVFLSHQIGGFLGVWLGGALYDYYGDYIMVWWIGIAVGLFSALIHLPVNERPQTAVAVT; this is encoded by the coding sequence ATGAGCACGACTTCAACCACCTCGTATCAATATGACCGCTTAATGCACCCCATCCTTATTGCAGGCTGTTTGATTATTATGATCAGCTTTGCGATCCGCTCTTCTTTTGGCTTGTTTCAGATACCAGTCGCAGGCGAGTTCGGTTGGTTGCGCAGTGAGTTCTCACTTGCCATAGCCATCCAGAACTTGTTTTGGGGTATTGGCCAGCCGATGTTTGGGGCCTTGGCGGAAAAATACGGCGATCGCAAAGCCATCGTTGCAGGGATCTTTTGTTATGCATTAGGCTTGTTTTTGTCTGCTTTTGCCATTACTCCTGGGCAACATCAGCTACTGGAAATGGTCATAGGTTTTGGTATTGCTGGGACTGGATTTGGTTTGATTTTGGCGATTGTAGGACGGGCTACTTCAGATAGACATCGCTCAGTAGCCCTCGGTATCACCACTGCTGCGGGCTCTGTCGGTCAATTGATTGGCCCTCCAGTGGCGCAGTCGCTGCTTGCCAGTATGCCTTGGCAAGAGGTCTTTATGGTGTTTGCTGGGATCATTTTGGTAACCTTGCTCTTTGTCAAGAAGCTTAAGGTGCCCAAACCCACAGTTACATCTAATACTGCAGCGGATGAGCCTCTTGGTGTGGTGGTCAAACGTGCCGTCAAAGATCCAACTTTTATCTTTTTGTTTGTGGGCTTTTTTAGTTGCGGATATCAACTGGCGTTTATTACCGCGCATTTTCCAGCATTAATCACGGAAATGTGCTCAGCGATCAGCCCTGCTAGCTTGATTCAGTCGTTGGGTGTGACTACGACATCGGGCTTGGGCGCCATGGCCATTGCCTTGATTGGTCTTGCCAATATTGGCGGGACCATTTTGGCTGGTTTGCTTGGCAATCGCTATTCGCGCAAATACCTTCTAGCGTCAATCTATGCCTTACGTACTTTAATCTCTGTTATTTTTATTATGAACCCGATCACCCCAGAAGCGGTCGTCTTGTTCTCGATTTTGATGGGTGCACTATGGTTAGCAACGGTGCCTTTGACGGCTGGACTTATCGGTCATATCTATGGCCTAAAATACATGGGCACCTTGTATGGCTTGGTGTTCTTATCCCACCAAATCGGCGGCTTTCTAGGCGTTTGGCTCGGTGGCGCGTTATATGATTATTACGGCGATTATATTATGGTGTGGTGGATTGGGATCGCGGTCGGCTTGTTCTCAGCTCTGATTCACTTGCCGGTAAACGAGCGTCCCCAAACAGCGGTTGCAGTCACTTAA
- the glp gene encoding gephyrin-like molybdotransferase Glp — protein MTICDTASRMMPYNSAKKQVLAQIKRIYTDSGLSKSVPLEQAHHLILAENVISPMSVPPHDNAAMDGYALAQRSQFYNPLEYIVVETVLAGDVPHKALEPGQCARIMTGAMLPPNTDSVVMQELVERKGDMIRLESFPRQGSNIRRCGEDIAFGAPVFVKGHQLSSVDIGLLASLGIAQVNVIEPIKVALFATGDELQEVGRPLAEGQIYDTNSHVLCSALKALGCEVLNYGIVEDDLNVIREMLMEANRHCDVIITSGGVSVGDADFVKTALAELGEVDFWKVAMKPGKPFAFGHLSNSVFFGLPGNPVSAVITFQQLVIPALEMMQGKTPTELPSFWAIAKERIRKRAGRKDFQRGYYEVHKNGHLHVSALKGQGSGILSGISRANCLLLLESDREDIMPGEQVQISLFHPAVQG, from the coding sequence ATGACGATATGTGATACTGCATCACGGATGATGCCCTACAATAGTGCAAAAAAACAAGTGCTTGCCCAGATCAAGCGCATTTATACTGATTCTGGTCTATCAAAATCCGTTCCCCTAGAACAAGCTCATCATTTGATTTTGGCGGAGAATGTGATTTCACCCATGTCTGTACCTCCGCACGATAACGCAGCGATGGACGGCTATGCTTTGGCGCAACGCAGTCAGTTCTATAATCCCTTAGAATACATCGTGGTTGAGACCGTCCTAGCGGGCGATGTGCCACATAAAGCTTTAGAGCCTGGGCAATGCGCTCGGATCATGACTGGCGCTATGCTGCCACCCAATACCGATTCAGTCGTGATGCAAGAGTTAGTCGAGCGCAAAGGAGATATGATCCGACTTGAGAGTTTTCCGCGACAAGGGAGTAACATACGTCGTTGTGGCGAAGATATCGCATTTGGCGCGCCGGTTTTTGTGAAAGGGCATCAGTTATCTTCTGTGGACATTGGGCTGTTAGCGTCATTGGGCATTGCTCAAGTCAATGTGATAGAGCCAATAAAAGTCGCCCTATTTGCCACTGGTGATGAATTGCAAGAAGTTGGCAGACCTCTGGCGGAAGGACAGATTTATGATACCAACTCCCATGTTCTGTGCTCAGCATTAAAAGCTTTAGGCTGTGAAGTCCTGAACTATGGGATAGTCGAAGATGACTTAAATGTAATAAGAGAAATGCTGATGGAAGCAAATCGTCATTGCGATGTGATTATTACCTCTGGTGGGGTGTCAGTCGGCGATGCCGATTTTGTTAAGACGGCATTGGCGGAGCTGGGTGAGGTGGACTTTTGGAAAGTGGCCATGAAACCAGGTAAACCTTTCGCGTTTGGGCACTTGAGCAACAGTGTATTTTTTGGCTTACCAGGCAATCCAGTGTCTGCAGTGATCACGTTTCAACAACTCGTCATCCCCGCACTTGAAATGATGCAAGGCAAAACACCGACCGAGTTACCCTCGTTTTGGGCGATTGCCAAAGAGCGCATTCGCAAACGAGCGGGACGCAAGGATTTTCAACGCGGGTATTATGAAGTTCATAAAAACGGGCATCTGCATGTATCGGCGTTAAAAGGACAAGGTTCGGGGATTTTATCTGGGATCAGTCGAGCCAACTGCTTGCTGTTACTTGAATCTGACCGAGAGGACATTATGCCCGGTGAACAAGTACAGATTTCGTTATTTCACCCGGCAGTACAGGGCTAA
- the glpQ gene encoding glycerophosphodiester phosphodiesterase → MRAILLLCLLGYVANVFAQPVVIAHRGASGYLPEHTLEAAVLAYAQGVDYIEQDLVLTKDGQLIVLHDIVLQTTTNVAQVFPDRAREDGQFYAIDFTLAEIKRLNKYERQDAQLQQVYPQRYRAKQGFQISTWDEQVELITELNRQFGRQVGWYPELKAPAWHAEQGQDILKIYVESLNQAGMNTKEAPVITQCFDWIATQALRQQYGLQTKLVQLIAENDWTESSTDYDALKTEEGVAQMAKIIDGIGPWLPQLYDMDTQKPTAFWSALQTTNLVVHPYTHRDDALILASSPKEQLQLIFETLKVDGVFTDQPVTTVLFLNK, encoded by the coding sequence ATGCGCGCGATACTTCTTTTATGCTTGCTCGGGTATGTAGCGAATGTTTTTGCACAACCGGTGGTTATTGCACATCGTGGCGCATCAGGGTATTTGCCTGAGCACACTTTGGAAGCTGCAGTTTTAGCGTATGCGCAAGGTGTCGATTACATAGAACAAGATTTGGTTTTAACAAAAGATGGTCAGCTCATTGTTCTGCACGATATTGTGTTACAAACGACGACCAATGTGGCCCAGGTGTTTCCAGATAGAGCGCGCGAAGACGGACAATTTTACGCGATTGATTTTACTTTGGCGGAGATCAAGCGACTCAATAAATACGAGCGTCAAGACGCTCAGCTGCAACAAGTCTATCCGCAACGATATCGCGCCAAGCAAGGTTTCCAGATCAGCACTTGGGATGAGCAAGTTGAATTAATCACTGAGCTCAATCGTCAATTTGGCCGTCAGGTAGGTTGGTATCCCGAACTAAAAGCCCCCGCTTGGCATGCTGAGCAGGGCCAAGACATCCTTAAAATATATGTAGAGTCATTAAATCAAGCTGGCATGAATACAAAGGAAGCACCAGTGATTACGCAGTGCTTTGATTGGATCGCGACTCAAGCTTTGCGACAGCAATACGGTTTGCAAACCAAGTTGGTTCAGCTTATTGCCGAAAATGATTGGACGGAATCGAGCACCGATTATGATGCGCTAAAGACGGAAGAAGGTGTTGCTCAAATGGCGAAAATCATTGATGGAATCGGACCGTGGTTGCCACAGTTGTACGATATGGATACGCAAAAGCCAACCGCTTTTTGGAGCGCATTACAAACAACAAACTTGGTGGTTCACCCGTATACCCACCGCGATGATGCGTTGATTTTGGCAAGTTCACCAAAAGAGCAGTTACAACTGATATTTGAAACGCTTAAAGTGGATGGTGTGTTTACCGACCAACCCGTTACGACGGTACTATTTCTAAATAAATAA
- a CDS encoding AbgT family transporter: protein MNTATNQSTWVMRALDKVERAGNKLPDPAIIFAICLAVVWACSAIFSSMTFEAIDPRSGQPVEINNLLTGAALADFMSRMVTIFTGFAPLGVVLVAMLGVGVAEHSGFISAGLKRILDSTPRTLLTPMVVLVAIVSHTATDAGYVLVIPLAGVIFYAMGRHPLAGIAAAFAGVSGGFCANFIPSAIDPLLQSFTQEAAQLIDPNIQVNTLNNYFFNSASSLVIIGIAWYLTDKVIEPRLADTKVDGDPNEIPTFEELDTTQIRALRWASFTLLAGLVALFAILYPESSPMRDTNGSLTTFAAPVMQSIVPIIFLLFLLPGIVYGYLSGTYQSTKDMIDSMTKAMQGMSYYIVMAFFCALFIDAFGKSNLGVLLAVNGANFLKGLALPAMVTIVGIILLTAFVNLFVGSSSAKWALLGPIFVPMLMQLGISPDLTQAAYRLGDSSSNIITPLMPYFPLVVVYCQRYVKGTGIGTLLSLMLPYSICLLVLWTSFFLIYWSLGIPLGVGASYEYIPS, encoded by the coding sequence ATGAATACTGCAACCAACCAATCCACTTGGGTCATGCGTGCGCTCGATAAAGTCGAACGCGCAGGTAATAAGCTTCCCGATCCCGCCATTATATTTGCCATTTGTCTGGCCGTGGTCTGGGCATGTTCTGCCATTTTTTCTTCGATGACTTTTGAGGCTATCGATCCGCGTTCTGGCCAGCCAGTTGAGATCAATAACCTCCTAACTGGCGCAGCATTAGCCGACTTTATGAGTCGCATGGTGACCATTTTTACTGGGTTTGCGCCGTTGGGAGTAGTGCTAGTGGCCATGCTAGGGGTTGGCGTTGCCGAGCATTCTGGGTTCATTAGCGCAGGACTCAAACGCATCTTAGACTCGACGCCGCGCACCTTGCTCACACCGATGGTCGTGCTTGTGGCGATTGTGTCGCACACGGCAACCGATGCAGGTTATGTATTAGTGATCCCATTGGCTGGTGTGATTTTTTATGCGATGGGGCGACATCCTCTCGCGGGAATAGCAGCGGCCTTTGCTGGGGTCAGTGGTGGCTTTTGCGCGAACTTCATTCCGTCGGCGATTGACCCGTTGCTGCAGTCATTTACGCAAGAAGCTGCACAACTCATTGACCCCAATATTCAGGTCAATACGCTCAACAATTACTTTTTTAACTCGGCGTCTTCGCTGGTGATCATTGGAATTGCTTGGTATCTCACGGACAAAGTAATTGAACCTAGGTTGGCCGATACCAAGGTAGATGGCGACCCGAATGAGATTCCTACATTTGAAGAACTCGATACGACACAAATCCGTGCGTTGCGCTGGGCGTCGTTTACATTATTAGCAGGTCTGGTGGCATTATTTGCCATCCTCTACCCTGAATCCTCCCCGATGCGTGACACCAACGGCTCTCTTACGACCTTTGCCGCACCAGTGATGCAGTCGATAGTGCCGATTATCTTCTTGTTATTTTTGCTACCGGGTATTGTGTACGGCTATTTGTCGGGGACGTACCAAAGCACCAAGGACATGATTGATTCGATGACCAAAGCAATGCAGGGAATGAGCTATTACATCGTAATGGCGTTTTTCTGTGCCTTATTCATTGATGCGTTTGGCAAATCGAACTTGGGCGTGTTGTTGGCGGTGAATGGCGCGAATTTCTTAAAAGGGCTTGCATTACCGGCAATGGTGACAATTGTTGGGATCATTTTGTTGACGGCGTTTGTGAACTTATTTGTGGGTTCGTCCTCGGCAAAATGGGCGCTGTTGGGGCCTATTTTTGTCCCCATGCTGATGCAGCTGGGTATATCACCCGATTTGACGCAGGCGGCATATCGCTTGGGTGACTCCTCATCCAATATTATCACCCCATTAATGCCCTATTTCCCATTGGTCGTGGTGTATTGTCAGCGCTATGTTAAAGGTACTGGGATTGGAACATTACTCTCCCTAATGCTTCCTTATAGTATATGTTTGTTGGTGTTGTGGACGTCGTTTTTCCTCATCTACTGGAGCCTTGGTATTCCTTTGGGTGTGGGCGCGAGTTATGAATACATACCATCATAA
- a CDS encoding cytochrome c5 family protein: MKVQKLLAIAIAAGTLFMVQANEDVAERIKPYGQVKVAGAVAATAAAGPRSGKDIYNQACTACHSSGVLGAPKTKDAADWKPRLDAKGFDTVWQNAINGINAMPPMGTCGSCSEDDIKAAIEYMIEGVE; encoded by the coding sequence GTGAAAGTTCAAAAGTTATTAGCCATCGCGATTGCTGCCGGTACTTTATTCATGGTGCAAGCCAATGAAGACGTTGCTGAGCGCATCAAACCTTATGGCCAAGTAAAAGTTGCTGGTGCGGTTGCCGCGACAGCAGCAGCCGGTCCTCGCTCAGGTAAAGATATCTACAACCAAGCCTGTACTGCCTGTCATTCTAGTGGTGTGTTAGGCGCCCCAAAGACCAAAGATGCGGCGGATTGGAAACCTCGTTTAGACGCCAAAGGCTTTGATACAGTATGGCAAAATGCCATCAATGGTATCAATGCAATGCCGCCAATGGGTACCTGTGGCTCATGTTCTGAAGACGACATTAAAGCAGCCATTGAATATATGATTGAAGGCGTAGAATAA
- a CDS encoding UvrD-helicase domain-containing protein: MTQSVQFDSTQAKLISINSGKHFVSAPPGAGKTALLTARLNTATEHFADKDIACLTFTVRAALEMQQRAEQVLVDRQPFIGNFHAYCMELLRKTGHPKFRHVRFATLLPEEYCKELVALAVGDTKDVAPDYTDVPEVMFELCDAQAIASSNVYQPSWSKVMRGAYTALALLTRAEPEAQAIGGAMLAPNMAQYAADICRITGITFGNYEHAIILLYRVFQAYAKQKRASNAIDFDDLLVHGFALLLNEPKRLRFVQVDEVQDLNPLQWAILDTLCDETTHVFAVGDELQSIYAFLGADVAHLHARTSAFTSHRLVNNYRAQPPLVDILNAYRAQHWQLPPIQAQQSITDPASTLLIGAANVVDEVDMAVRGISQILADPSRNIGMLLPTNKLIDVYCGRFLSMGLDFFRVSENDLMQQVALQDAFSLLRILNGSGQRVDWWSVVYRLTRFGAGSRYTRKHIIAMVNAFAQKRLPLEHVLLGETEVFKYPYQQLLHASETGVVIFDTETTGLDFMSDKIIQLAAVKVVNGQIVAEFDEYVSIEFGGNNSDLQQAFLDSQHVHHITLEQVQNGDTWANVLARFIAFVGECPLLAHNLKFDAEMLKSNSVDLSLFGTLEHDLYRMLRRPCFDTLTLSRVLLPKQTSYRLESLLDAFGLDGVNSHNALDDVKATASLFNLLLTFLPKYLASAEALLDQYAELIKPFRHAWHHLSQELIDSQWLSSNLTLAKCIDDYLNYASRQDHWYQPESLANVQQQAQRKLYPWLDKHGLQGILSHLIDVNVYANAKRPIEQQKAQMVGQLGTLKETDLIDPERDKLVVSTVHRAKGLEFDTVYLPCCVANQYPRWMPDNLPQAEREAAIAESKRLLYVALSRPKNKLIVSYHQYDGRFNQRLTDFLANSVAHFAYQR, encoded by the coding sequence ATGACCCAATCTGTCCAGTTTGACAGCACCCAAGCCAAACTTATATCCATTAATTCTGGCAAGCATTTTGTGTCCGCCCCCCCTGGTGCAGGCAAAACTGCCTTGCTCACGGCAAGGCTGAACACCGCAACCGAGCACTTTGCGGACAAGGACATTGCGTGTCTGACCTTCACGGTGCGTGCGGCACTAGAGATGCAACAGCGCGCGGAGCAAGTGCTGGTTGATAGACAACCGTTTATCGGTAATTTTCACGCCTATTGCATGGAATTATTGCGCAAAACCGGGCATCCCAAATTTCGTCATGTGCGCTTTGCAACGCTATTGCCTGAGGAGTATTGCAAAGAGCTTGTGGCACTTGCGGTAGGCGACACCAAAGATGTCGCACCAGATTACACGGATGTGCCGGAGGTAATGTTCGAGCTGTGCGATGCCCAAGCTATCGCGTCGAGCAATGTCTACCAGCCTAGTTGGAGCAAGGTCATGCGCGGAGCATATACGGCACTGGCCTTGCTGACTCGAGCGGAGCCTGAGGCTCAAGCCATAGGAGGTGCTATGCTAGCACCCAACATGGCGCAGTATGCTGCCGATATCTGTCGAATCACTGGCATTACCTTTGGCAATTACGAGCATGCGATTATTTTGCTTTATCGAGTGTTTCAAGCGTATGCGAAGCAAAAACGCGCATCGAATGCGATCGATTTTGATGATCTATTAGTGCATGGCTTTGCGTTGCTGTTAAATGAGCCCAAAAGGTTGAGATTTGTGCAAGTCGATGAAGTGCAAGATCTCAATCCATTGCAATGGGCAATTTTGGATACGCTGTGCGATGAGACCACGCATGTGTTTGCGGTGGGCGATGAACTGCAATCGATTTATGCCTTTTTGGGTGCGGATGTTGCGCATCTGCATGCGCGTACCAGTGCTTTTACCTCGCATAGATTAGTCAACAATTATCGCGCTCAGCCTCCCCTAGTTGATATTCTCAATGCTTACCGAGCACAACACTGGCAACTACCGCCGATTCAAGCTCAGCAATCCATTACTGATCCGGCAAGTACCTTGTTGATTGGTGCAGCAAATGTGGTCGATGAGGTGGATATGGCTGTGCGTGGAATCTCTCAAATTCTGGCCGATCCTTCACGCAATATCGGTATGCTGTTACCAACCAATAAGCTAATCGACGTGTATTGTGGGCGCTTTTTATCGATGGGACTGGACTTTTTTCGGGTAAGTGAAAATGATTTAATGCAACAGGTTGCGTTGCAAGATGCTTTTTCACTGCTGCGTATTCTAAACGGTTCGGGGCAGCGCGTGGATTGGTGGTCGGTAGTATATCGTCTGACTCGATTTGGAGCTGGGTCGCGCTACACGCGCAAACACATTATCGCGATGGTCAATGCGTTCGCCCAAAAGCGCTTGCCCCTCGAACACGTGCTGCTCGGTGAAACGGAAGTCTTTAAGTACCCCTATCAACAACTGCTGCACGCGAGTGAAACCGGCGTGGTCATCTTTGATACTGAAACTACGGGCTTGGATTTTATGTCTGATAAAATCATTCAGCTGGCCGCGGTCAAAGTGGTCAACGGACAGATAGTGGCTGAATTTGATGAGTACGTCAGTATTGAGTTTGGAGGTAACAATTCCGATCTACAGCAGGCCTTTTTGGACAGTCAGCACGTCCATCATATCACGCTCGAGCAGGTGCAAAATGGCGATACTTGGGCGAATGTTCTGGCGCGGTTTATTGCTTTTGTTGGTGAGTGCCCACTCCTAGCACATAACTTAAAATTCGACGCCGAAATGCTCAAATCCAACAGTGTTGACTTGAGTTTATTCGGTACACTTGAGCATGATTTGTATCGCATGTTGCGCCGTCCATGTTTTGATACCCTGACCTTATCCAGAGTGCTTTTACCCAAGCAAACCAGCTATCGTTTGGAATCCTTACTCGATGCATTTGGCTTAGATGGAGTAAATAGTCACAATGCGTTGGATGATGTGAAAGCCACCGCATCGTTATTTAATCTGCTGCTGACGTTTTTGCCAAAATACCTTGCCAGTGCTGAGGCACTGTTGGATCAGTATGCTGAGCTTATCAAACCGTTCCGCCATGCTTGGCACCATCTTTCACAGGAGTTGATCGATTCTCAATGGCTCTCCTCAAATCTCACCTTAGCAAAGTGCATCGATGATTATCTTAATTACGCTAGTCGACAAGACCACTGGTATCAACCCGAATCCTTGGCCAATGTGCAACAACAAGCGCAGCGCAAGCTCTATCCGTGGTTGGATAAACACGGTTTACAGGGGATTTTATCCCATCTGATTGATGTGAATGTCTATGCCAATGCAAAAAGACCAATCGAACAACAGAAAGCACAAATGGTCGGCCAACTTGGGACATTAAAAGAAACGGATCTCATCGACCCAGAACGCGATAAGTTAGTCGTATCCACCGTGCATCGCGCCAAAGGTTTAGAATTTGATACCGTGTATTTGCCCTGTTGTGTGGCCAATCAATATCCGCGCTGGATGCCCGATAACCTCCCTCAAGCGGAGCGCGAAGCGGCAATTGCTGAGAGTAAGCGGTTGTTGTATGTTGCCTTGAGCCGTCCCAAAAACAAACTCATCGTCAGTTATCATCAATATGACGGGCGCTTTAACCAAAGATTGACGGACTTTTTAGCCAATAGCGTGGCGCACTTTGCATATCAGCGATAA
- a CDS encoding universal stress protein, translating into MSVPTNLIVTINTEHDEHPSLVTAKRWMQAFSGRVHLVTSVYDSIAQYAEYLSDTTYASLEQQLMRYQERRLDAIQAELEKEGIFAQSHVRWAPSIAHAIHVLTQSMQPCVVIKRCSEDGQTHNPFATAIDRQCLRSAYAPMLLVKRPQSDYQKIMVAINPFVMSAQQQAQLDALIEQAKTMQRAWGCDVQFVHFYQSPMQLDVLDMGARDYAEFMTNVDAHHECLMTNFAQRYQINPFQCRVLAGDVKQGIAEYCTEQHTDLLMIGTASRQGIDAWLHGNTVEEILRKVDCDIYCVPVPQRVEQPPLVA; encoded by the coding sequence ATGTCCGTTCCAACCAACCTTATTGTCACAATTAATACTGAGCATGATGAGCATCCATCTCTGGTAACGGCAAAAAGATGGATGCAAGCGTTTTCAGGACGAGTGCATTTGGTGACGTCCGTCTACGATTCGATTGCACAATATGCAGAATACTTGTCTGATACTACTTATGCGTCACTTGAGCAACAGCTTATGCGTTATCAAGAACGCAGGCTGGATGCCATTCAAGCTGAGTTAGAAAAAGAAGGTATTTTTGCTCAATCCCACGTGCGTTGGGCGCCTTCTATTGCGCATGCTATTCACGTACTTACCCAATCCATGCAACCATGTGTGGTGATAAAGCGGTGCAGTGAAGATGGTCAAACACACAATCCATTTGCAACAGCGATCGACCGGCAATGTCTGCGTTCGGCGTATGCCCCGATGTTATTGGTCAAAAGACCACAATCTGATTACCAAAAAATCATGGTCGCAATCAATCCGTTCGTCATGAGTGCACAGCAACAGGCTCAACTCGATGCCTTGATTGAACAAGCGAAAACTATGCAACGGGCATGGGGGTGTGATGTACAGTTTGTGCATTTTTACCAATCGCCGATGCAACTCGATGTGCTAGATATGGGCGCTCGGGATTATGCTGAATTTATGACAAATGTCGACGCCCATCACGAATGCCTAATGACCAACTTTGCCCAGCGTTATCAGATCAACCCGTTCCAATGTCGCGTGTTGGCAGGGGATGTTAAGCAAGGGATTGCTGAGTATTGTACGGAACAACACACGGATTTACTGATGATTGGCACGGCGTCTAGGCAAGGCATTGATGCATGGTTACATGGTAATACCGTTGAAGAAATCCTGCGCAAAGTCGATTGTGATATATATTGCGTACCAGTGCCGCAACGAGTGGAGCAGCCCCCATTGGTTGCATGA
- a CDS encoding DUF2058 domain-containing protein has protein sequence MSLKDQLLKAGLVNQKQATKAAKKKKKSRTLANEVKAEVEAKRQAELERSKALNEAQQAERREREIAAQIKQLINVNIVAHKGDEKYNFVVDGKIKTIYVTEAIRKSLLNGQLVIVVADGVYKVIPGGVGNKIEERMPDLVIRPAPEDAVDEVDEDDPYKDFVVPDDLMW, from the coding sequence GTGTCATTAAAAGACCAATTGTTAAAGGCCGGCTTGGTCAATCAAAAGCAAGCCACCAAGGCCGCCAAAAAGAAGAAAAAATCCCGTACCCTTGCCAATGAAGTCAAGGCGGAGGTTGAAGCCAAACGTCAAGCGGAGCTCGAACGCTCCAAGGCGCTTAACGAGGCACAACAGGCTGAGCGCCGCGAGCGCGAAATCGCTGCGCAAATCAAACAACTGATCAACGTGAATATCGTGGCGCACAAAGGCGATGAAAAATACAATTTCGTCGTCGATGGCAAAATCAAAACCATTTACGTAACCGAAGCCATTCGCAAATCGCTGCTCAATGGACAACTGGTTATTGTTGTGGCTGACGGTGTGTACAAGGTGATCCCCGGTGGTGTGGGCAACAAAATTGAAGAGCGCATGCCAGACCTTGTGATCCGCCCTGCACCCGAGGATGCAGTGGACGAAGTAGACGAAGATGACCCATACAAAGACTTTGTCGTGCCCGACGATTTGATGTGGTAA